A stretch of Mycobacterium sp. ITM-2016-00316 DNA encodes these proteins:
- a CDS encoding GDP-L-fucose synthase, giving the protein MTAAVGHSPRELDREATFYVAGHRGLVGSAIVRRLEAVGFENVVGKTSVELDLTNREAVFAYFEHIRPRYVVLAAAKVGGILANSTYPVDFLSENIRIQVNVLDAALHHGTERLLFLGSSCIYPKFAAQPITEDALLTGHLEPTNDAYAIAKIAGILHVQSVRKQFGLPWISAMPTNLYGPNDNFSPAGSHVLPAMIRRYNEAVASKATSVTNWGTGSPRREFLHADDMADACLHLLENYDGAQHVNIGTGTDVTIEEIAREIASVTGYDGDTVWDTDKPDGTPQKLLDVTKLSETGWRYKIDLREGLERTVAWYRQHLDSLRT; this is encoded by the coding sequence ATGACTGCTGCGGTCGGTCACTCGCCCCGCGAGCTAGACCGCGAAGCTACTTTCTATGTCGCCGGGCATCGCGGATTGGTAGGTTCGGCGATAGTACGCCGTCTGGAAGCCGTCGGATTCGAAAACGTTGTCGGCAAGACGTCGGTGGAGCTCGATCTCACGAATCGCGAGGCCGTCTTCGCCTACTTTGAGCACATCCGCCCACGTTACGTCGTTCTGGCCGCCGCCAAAGTCGGCGGCATTCTTGCCAACAGCACCTACCCCGTGGACTTTCTCAGTGAGAATATCCGGATACAAGTCAACGTCCTCGACGCGGCGCTGCATCACGGAACCGAACGACTTCTCTTCCTGGGCTCGTCATGCATCTATCCGAAGTTCGCGGCGCAACCGATCACCGAAGACGCCTTGCTGACTGGACATCTGGAACCTACCAACGATGCGTACGCGATCGCGAAGATTGCGGGCATACTCCATGTCCAGTCGGTGCGGAAACAATTTGGACTTCCTTGGATCTCGGCGATGCCTACAAATCTCTACGGACCAAACGACAACTTCTCACCAGCTGGTTCGCACGTCTTGCCCGCCATGATCCGACGTTACAACGAGGCTGTCGCCAGCAAGGCAACGTCGGTCACCAATTGGGGCACCGGATCACCCCGCCGCGAGTTCTTGCACGCAGACGACATGGCTGATGCTTGCCTGCATTTGCTGGAGAACTACGACGGTGCTCAGCATGTCAACATCGGTACCGGCACCGACGTCACCATCGAGGAAATCGCCCGCGAGATAGCCTCAGTTACCGGCTACGACGGAGACACTGTCTGGGATACCGACAAACCTGATGGCACACCCCAGAAGCTCCTGGACGTCACCAAACTGTCAGAGACTGGGTGGAGGTACAAGATCGACCTCCGAGAGGGACTGGAGCGCACCGTGGCTTGGTATCGCCAGCATCTAGATTCACTGCGCACTTAG